A region from the Salvia splendens isolate huo1 chromosome 15, SspV2, whole genome shotgun sequence genome encodes:
- the LOC121767495 gene encoding uncharacterized protein LOC121767495 isoform X1 → MDLDSRPTEDGLPVLQLRKWDPSEFPYSPSSFREGFISPTRKSLLLLSYDSEALLFPLVKGRCIGNNDSELFSDEIVADPLESSKPGISEPRESISGSSGTVDLDEKTGYTSGSGVSIQESTGAFISDVDSVAWGLCRDTFDQHEGASFEELLFVSGRQGVVVHAFSKFGKFSGVIKPEQARDVGQGKWMEWGPSRTLSPDIEVHEEVESHDKITGKRTSDAEAPVRDGRSATPKIWMQTFLTEVESVTSGGYVYSRYPKMPLFPNDVVVSFRIYDQESPFSDPVSLGDTAPCNHTNPSMPIMVCTTNRSDTDLSSPVTSVAGDSVSSLKSDVTNGPYKCTKVFSNNLHRLVGFALSNTSSTAVDTGNLNDGNYTKNLVSVARTVSWGIQWLYSAKLDEKLDTGPFEWIDFRFSDRFLICLSTSGTISLYGAMTGEYIASLDVFRRNEPGYSSSSWHRIGSLTIRRKFKRLFVFPHSLLLGVMDESGVIYAVPTDNHVLEDQFSFEDVLPYQYYSDLGLLMGWEVGGAEIGYQRVLSNTSKAHGISRLAGYGRYSQFIGKENLIKENSHIKDSKGNNGSYLMTFSNATHMLNENKLMLSDFPSCLIRKAFIPPFGCSEDDVICCSQFGVTRLTKRYSYEKRRCQVVHTNLQLDFNVNDDINYVMPTGETSSNEAVGCNFNGCLYLLTRRGLSVVLPSISATPNFFPVEAIGYHIPNCSSSIMYGAGDLMGTGRTKKPFSPWKVEVLDRVLLYEGLEVAEKLCLENGWVLGISRIRHLQLALAYLEFDEIKNSLEVLMRVDMAVEGILRLLFAAFYLMFNKVSNDSEVSAASRLLALATDYATRVIRKYGLLHHKKVSEKPLEVSSNEGLYPLLELTEKEHDEEGTSRTLAEAARYLVVIRSLQQQLNEKFRRPGQVLTVNAGLVNTVGTGRLEDDYKNPAVLEDTSSLIRSDQSGTAAPTSGTELSNEENLALMPVDTVGADFQDFQNFDKAILVSEGSTYGKRTSRIENPKDMIARWELDNMDIKTVVNDALLSSRLPLAVLRLHLHHVNNLLPDTETRDTFNDVRIAGRAIAYDLFVKGEIGLGTTTLQKLGEDVETTLKQLVFGTVRRSLRVLVAEEMKRYAYLGPQELKILEMLSLVERVYPCNSFFSTLATRRKGLKRISNEEPLGEISLHLLHPLFDNPVISCGEIDGVVLGSWTTIDKHSIAAEVDDDTSHAAYWAAAAAWSDAWDQRVVDRILLDQPLLMGVNVLWESQVEYHVCHNDWLEVSKLLEVVPPYALSPGSLSISLDDIRPASSIEYGQEPPEFNKYSSFLDDLDTVCMNVQNIRLFRFPTNRSSSVWLRRLMEQQLANKLIFLVDYWDRVSDIVPLLARSGFMSDLHDTSFLDGANDGSSELLVIGDAPIDPDAMQSLHKVVVHFCAQYNLLYLLDIYLDTHKLAIDHSSLSFLLDAAGDNEWVKCLLLMRVKGKEYDASFSNARAVAALNSVPGNKLTVEMDDIVQAVDDIAEGAGEMAALATLMFAPAPLQECLSSGSVKRHCSSAQCTLENLRPALHRFPTLWNTLVAACFGQDSTCRNLKTKMSGYSELLDYLNWREGVFFSSLRDTSILQMIPCWFPKAVRRLVQLYVQGPVGWQSLADSETEELSLLRDIYYVVNSSGHAQISATSWEAVIQRHIEEELYSSSLEGADVGLEHHLHRGRALAALNHLLSARVHKLKSDNKHWEQPESLSTGQTNIQSDVQILLSPITESEESLLSSVIPLAIQHFDDSVLVASCAFVLELCGLSASTLRMDIAALKRISSFYKSAENNQYMQLSPRSPAFLQPPVEVDLTESIARALADDYLHKYSSSIMQKGDRNNSVLNQPSRALLLVLQHLEKASLPLPSNSMTCGSWLSSGNGDGAELRSQQKAASQHWQLVTAFCQMHNIPLSTKYLAVLARDNDWVGFLSKVQIGKYTFETVMQLASKEFSDACLRSHITTVLRSMQSRKKTAPLNMDTGEKDTNYLSNENLCMPVELFGIIAGCERNERPGEALLLKAKNLSWSILAMVASCFPDVSPLSCLTVWLEITAARETSAIKVNDIASQISKNVGAAVEATNALSPGARTITFRYNRKNAKRRRLQEPVPLDTLTSADSISSKSSTFSNTQGFLHEEGSDKIDDKDAKFWTDSNSMANTLSRMVAVLCEQHLFLPLLKAFEIFLPSCSLLPFIRALQAFSHMLLSEASAHLGLFSTIIKEEPPLTLPNWEREGKVGNSWTTSTAVKAADAILLTCPSPYEKRCLLRLLAATDFGDGGSIAARYGQLSWKIDMAEPYMRGDECPLLGNETFDDASLLSALEKNGYWEQARCWAKKLEASGESRWKSAANHVTEMQAEAMVAEWKEFLWYIPEERVALWSHCQTLFIRYSFPALQAGQFFLKHAEAVEKDISAKELHEILLLALQWLSGMTTLSNPVYPPHLLREIETRVWLLAVESEALVKNEGDVNSLISSAREPGAGKSSDLMDRTASIVAKMDNHMNGLRLKSSERNDRENGQPHVRMTQTGDGGLKTKRRAKGFASRKPLFDSGDKKYDSESIPLNPRDETHLVDESSKIDASLSRWEERVGPAELNRAVLSLLDFGHITAARQLQNKLSPDNMPSEFFIVDAALKLAAHSTSSMKVSMPMLDGDVSSVMQSCNLLTEQQVIDPLQTLESFPSLLKEGSGRGLCRRIISVVKAANVLGLTFSEAFDKQPIELLQLLSLKAQESFEEAHLLVQTHSMPAASIAQILAESFLKGLLAAHRGGYMDFQKDEGPAPLLWRISDFLKWAELCPSDSEIGHALMRLVITGQEIPHACEVELLILSHHFYKLSACLDGVDVLVALAATRVEAYAWEGDFSCLARLITGVGNFHALKFILGILIENGQLDILLQKFSAAADVNSGTAEAVRGFRMAVLTSLKQFNPSDLDAFAMVYNHFDMKHETAALLELRAKQLSQQWFLRYDKDQNEELLESMHYFIEAAEVHSSIDAGNKTRKSCAQASLVSLQIRMPDTKWLNLSETNARRILVEQSRFQEALIVAEAYGLNQPSEWALVLWEQMLNPELTEQFVAEFVAVLPLQPSMLAELARFYRSEMQARGDQSQFSVWLTGGGLPADWAKYLGRSFRCLLRRTRDIRLKQHLAASATGFDDIVEASNRELDKVPENAGPLILRKGHGGAYLPLM, encoded by the exons ATGGATCTTGATTCCCGTCCTACCGAGGATGGTCTCCCAGTACTGCAGTTGAGGAAATGGGATCCCTCAGAGTTTCCATATAGCCCATCTAGTTTTCGTGAGGGTTTTATATCTCCAACGAGAAAGTCGTTGTTGTTACTCTCTTATGATTCTGAGGCATTATTGTTTCCCCTAGTGAAAG GTCGATGTATAGGAAATAATGATTCTGAACTTTTTTCTGATGAAATAGTTGCTGATCCACTAGAATCAAGTAAGCCTGGTATATCAGAGCCAAGGGAAAGTATCTCTGGCTCTTCTGGCACTGTAGATTTGGATGAAAAGACTGGCTACACATCAGGTTCAGGAGTTAGTATTCAAGAATCTACTGGTGCTTTTATATCTGATGTAGATTCAGTGGCATGGGGTCTATGCAGGGACACATTTGATCAGCACGAGGGGGCTTCATTCGAAGAGCTACTTTTTGTCTCTGGAAGACAAGGGGTAGTTGTACATGCTTTTTCTAAGTTTGGTAAATTTAGTGGAGTAATAAAACCTGAGCAAGCAAGGGATGTTGGGCAAGGGAAGTGGATGGAGTGGGGGCCCTCGAGAACCTTATCTCCAGATATTGAGGTTCATGAAGAAGTAGAATCTCATGATAAGATCACCGGGAAAAGAACTTCTGATGCAGAAGCCCCTGTTAGGGATGGTCGGTCAGCTACTCCAAAGATATGGATGCAAACGTTTTTGACTGAAGTTGAAAGCGTAACATCTGGTGGTTACGTTTATTCTAGGTACCCAAAGATGCCATTATTTCCGAATGATGTAGTTGTTTCTTTTAGGATATATGACCAGGAATCACCATTCTCCGACCCCGTGTCTCTTGGTGATACAGCACCATGTAATCATACAAATCCCAGCATGCCAATCATGGTATGCACTACCAATAGATCAGATACAGATCTTAGTTCACCTGTCACGTCAGTTGCAGGGGATAGTGTATCTAGCTTGAAAAGTGATGTCACTAATGGTCCGTATAAGTGCACCAAAGTTTTCTCTAACAATTTGCATCGGTTAGTTGGCTTTGCTCTATCCAATACTAGTTCTACAGCTGTTGATACTGGCAATTTAAATGATGGAAACTACACGAAAAATCTGGTTTCAGTGGCCAGAACTGTGAGCTGGGGAATACAGTGGCTATACTCAGCAAAGCTTGATGAAAAACTTGATACAGGTCCATTTGAGTGGATAGACTTCAGGTTTTCTGATAGATTTCTTATTTGTCTCAGTACATCTGGCACAATCTCATTGTATGGTGCAATGACTGGTGAGTATATAGCATCTCTTGATGTTTTTAGGAGAAATGAACCTGGCTATTCTTCAAGCTCTTGGCACCGTATTGGTAGTCTTACCATCAGAAGAAAGTTTAAAAGGCTCTTTGTATTTCCTCATTCCTTATTGTTAGGTGTGATGGATGAATCTGGTGTAATCTATGCTGTACCTACTGATAACCATGTCCTCGAAGACCAATTTTCATTTGAAGACGTCCTCCCTTATCAATACTATTCAGATCTTGGACTTTTAATGGGTTGGGAGGTAGGGGGTGCTGAGATTGGATACCAAAGGGTACTTTCTAATACATCAAAGGCTCATGGTATTAGTAGATTAGCAGGTTATGGTAGATATTCTCAGTTCATTGGTAAAGAGAatcttataaaagaaaatagtcATATAAAGGATTCAAAGGGTAACAATGGCTCGTATCTCATGACCTTTTCTAATGCAACCCATATGTTGAACGAGAATAAGCTAATGCTTTCTGATTTTCCATCTTGCCTTATAAGAAAAGCTTTTATACCCCCTTTTGGATGCAGTGAAGATGATGTTATCTGTTGTTCTCAATTTGGAGTTACTCGCCTTACTAAGAGATATAGTTATGAGAAGAGACGATGTCAAGTTGTGCATACCAATCTACAATTAGATTTTAAtgtgaatgatgatataaattATGTCATGCCTACTGGGGAGACCTCTTCTAATGAAGCTGTTGGCTGCAATTTCAATGGGTGCTTATATTTGTTGACCAGAAGAGGTCTCTCGGTTGTTCTTCCTTCGATTTCAGCTACCCCAAATTTCTTTCCTGTTGAGGCAATTGGATATCATATACCAAATTGTTCTAGTAGCATAATGTATGGGGCAGGTGATCTTATGGGAACAGGTAGAACTAAAAAACCCTTCTCACCATGGAAAGTGGAGGTTTTGGATCGAGTTCTTTTATATGAAGGCCTTGAAGTTGCAGAAAAGTTATGCTTGGAAAATG GCTGGGTATTGGGGATTTCTCGGATCCGTCACTTGCAGTTGGCTTTGGCTTACCTTGAATTTGATGAAATTAAGAA CTCTCTGGAAGTGCTTATGAGGGTTGATATGGCAGTGGAAGGCATCTTGAGGTTGCTCTTTGCAGCTTTTTATCTGATGTTCAATAAAGTAAGCAACGATAGTGAGGTTTCTGCTGCATCAAG GCTTCTAGCATTGGCCACCGATTATGCAACTAGGGTCATACGTAAATATGGCCTATTGCATCATAAGAAAGTGTCCGAGAAGCCATTGGAGGTTAGCAGTAATGAAGGCCTTTATCCTCTATTGGAGTTGACTGAAAAAGAGCATGATGAAGAGGGAACTTCAAGAACCCTTGCTGAAGCAGCACGATATTTGGTGGTTATTCGGAGTTTGCAGCAGCAGTTGAATGAAAAATTCAGACGACCAGGACAAGTATTG ACGGTTAATGCTGGTTTGGTGAACACAGTTGGTACTGGTCGATTGGAGGATGATTACAAGAATCCAGCTGTTCTGGAGGATACTTCATCGCTGATTAGATCAGATCAAAGTGGAACTGCAGCTCCTACCTCTGGAACTGAATTGAGTAATGAAGAGAACCTTGCTCTGATGCCTGTGGATACAGTTGGTGCTGATTTCCAAGATTTTCAGAACTTTGATAAGGCTATCCTAGTTTCTGAAGGAAGCACATATGGAAAAAGAACTTCTAGAATAGAGAATCCAAAAGATATGATAGCACGTTGGGAGTTGGATAATATGGACATTAAAACGGTTGTGAATGATGCATTGCTTTCTAGCCGTCTTCCTCTAGCTGTGCTTAGATTGCATCTACATCATGTGAACAATTTGTTACCTGACACAGAAACTCGTGATACCTTTAATGATGTCCGGATTGCTGGAAGAGCGATTGCATATGATTTATTTGTAAAG GGTGAGATTGGGCTTGGTACAACAACATTGCAAAAGCTTGGGGAGGATGTTGAAACAACCTTGAAACAGTTAGTTTTTGGAACTGTCAGAAGATCTCTGCGGGTGCTAGTTGCAGAAGAGATGAAAAGATATGCATACCTTGGGCCACAGGAGTTAAAGATATTGGAAATGTTATCATTAGTAGAG AGGGTGTATCCTTGCAATAGTTTCTTCAGTACACTAGCTACCAGGAGAAAGGGGCTTAAGAGAATATCTAATGAAGAACCACTTGGGGAGATAAGTTTGCACCTATTGCACCCACTATTTGACAATCCTGTCATTTCATGTGGAGAGATTGATGGAGTTGTTTTGGGTTCATGGACGACCATTGACAAACATTCTATCGCTGCTGAAGTAGATGATGACACCAGCCATGCTGCTTATTGGGCTGCTGCTGCAGCTTGGTCAGATGCCTGGGATCAAAGAGTTGTTGACCGT ATACTTCTGGACCAACCTCTTCTTATGGGTGTTAATGTATTGTGGGAATCTCAAGTTGAGTATCATGTATGCCATAATGACTGGTTAGAAGTTTCAAAGCTACTAGAGGTAGTTCCACCATATGCACTCTCTCCTGGAAGCCTTAGCATAAGCTTGGATGATATACGTCCAGCTTCATCCATTGAGTATGGTCAGGAGCCCCCTGAATTCAACAAATACTCAAGTTTCCTTGATGACTTGGACACTGTATGCATGAATGTGCAAAACATCAGACTTTTCAGGTTTCCTACAAACAGGTCATCTTCTGTGTGGTTAAGGAGGCTTATGGAGCAGCAGCTTGCAAACAAATTAATCTTTTTGGTGGATTACTGGGACCGAGTATCAGATATTGTACCTTTGCTGGCCCGGTCAGGTTTTATGAGTGATTTACATGACACTTCTTTCCTGGATGGAGCAAATGATGGTTCATCTGAGTTACTGGTTATTGGTGATGCACCTATTGATCCAGATGCAATGCAATCTCTACATAAAGTTGTTGTACATTTCTGCGCCCAGTATAACTTACTATACCTTCTGGACATTTATCTTGACACTCACAAACTGGCTATTGACCATAGTTCCCTTTCCTTTTTATTGGATGCAGCA GGTGATAATGAGTGGGTTAAGTGCTTGCTCTTAATGAGGGTTAAAGGAAAAGAATATGATGCATCATTTTCGAATGCTCGTGCGGTTGCTGCTCTAAATTCAGTTCCAGGTAATAAACTTACTGTGGAGATGGATGACATCGTCCAAGCTGTTGATGACATTGCAGAAGGAGCAGGGGAAATGGCTGCTTTAGCCACATTGATGTTTGCTCCTGCTCCTCTACAAGAATGCCTTAGTAGTGGCAGTGTAAAAAGACACTGTAGCTCTGCTCAATGCACCTTGGAGAACCTTAGACCAGCCCTTCATCGGTTCCCTACATTATGGAACACCCTTGTAGCAGCATGTTTTGGTCAAGATTCGACTTGCCGCAATCTCAAGACAAAAA TGTCAGGATATTCTGAGTTGTTAGACTACTTGAACTGGAGAGAAGGAGTATTCTTCTCTTCCCTACGAGATACTTCAATTCTTCAGATGATTCCATGCTGGTTCCCTAAGGCAGTACGGAGATTGGTTCAGCTTTATGTGCAG GGCCCAGTTGGTTGGCAATCATTGGCTGATTCAGAGACTGAAGAACTTTCTCTTCTAAGAGACATCTATTATGTTGTAAATTCAAGTGGTCATGCTCAGATTAGTGCCACATCCTGGGAAGCTGTCATCCAGAGACATATAGAAGAGGAACTCTATTCATCTTCTTTAGAG GGAGCTGATGTTGGACTTGAACACCATTTGCATCGTGGGCGTGCATTAGCTGCTTTAAATCATCTCCTTTCAGCAAGAGTCCATAAATTGAAATCTGATAATAAGCATTGGGAGCAACCTGAATCTCTATCAACTGGGCAAACAAATATACAATCGGATGTGCAGATCCTTCTTTCACCAATAACTGAGAGTGAAGAGTCTCTTCTTTCATCT GTTATACCCCTTGCTATTCAGCATTTTGATGACTCTGTATTGGTGGCTTCATGCgcttttgttttggaactatgtGGTTTATCTGCTAGTACTCTCCGAATGGATATTGCTGCCTTGAAAAGAATATCTTCTTTCTACAAGTCGGCCGAGAACAATCAGTATATGCAACTATCTCCTAGGAGCCCTGCTTTTCTTCAGCCGCCTGTTGAAGTAGACTTAACAGAATCTATAGCTAGAGCTCTGGCAGATGATTATCTTCATAAATATTCTAGTAGCATAATGCAGAAAGGTGACCGAAACAATAGTGTTTTGAATCAACCGTCACGAGCTTTATTGCTTGTTCTTCAGCACTTGGAAAAGGCAAGTCTTCCATTGCCATCCAATAGCATGACCTGTGGGTCTTGGTTGTCAAGTGGAAATGGAGATGGAGCTGAGTTAAGGTCTCAACAGAAAGCCGCAAGCCAGCACTGGCAATTGGTCACAGCCTTTTGTCAGATGCATAACATTCCTTTGAGCACTAAATATCTTGCTGTATTAGCCAGGGACAACGACTGG GTTGGCTTTTTGTCCAAAGTTCAAATTGGGAAATATACTTTTGAAACAGTAATGCAACTG GCATCAAAGGAGTTCAGTGACGCCTGTTTAAGATCTCACATTACAACAGTTTTGCGAAGCATGCAGTCCAGGAAAAAAACTGCACCATTGAATATGGATACTGGAGAAAAGGACACAAATTATCTGTCAAATGAGAATCTTTGCATGCCTGTGGAATTATTTGGAATTATAGCGGGATGTGAAAGAAATGAAAGACCTGGAGAGGCTCTTCTCCTGAAAGCAAAGAACTTAAGCTGGTCGATTCTGGCTATGGTTGCTTCTTGCTTTCCTGATGTCTCCCCATTGTCCTGCCTGACAGTTTGGCTGGAAATTACTGCAGCAAG GGAGACTTCCGCCATCAAAGTTAATGACATTGCATCTCAAATTTCTAAAAATGTTGGAGCTGCTGTTGAGGCTACCAACGCCCTTTCTCCTGGTGCTAGAACCATAACATTTCGTTATAATAGGAAAAACGCGAAGCGTAGGCGCCTTCAGGAACCTGTTCCACTGGATACTTTGACATCAGCAGATTCTATAAGTTCTAAAAGCTCCACTTTTTCTAATACTCAAGGTTTTCTTCATGAAGAGGGAAGTGATAAAATAGATGATAAAGATGCCAAGTTTTGGACTGACTCTAATAGCATGGCTAACACTCTGTCAAGAATGGTGGCTGTCCTCTGTGAGCAGCACCTGTTCCTTCCTCTGCTAAAAGCTTTTGAAATATTTCTACCTTCATGCTCATTGTTACCTTTCATCCGTGCTCTTCAG GCTTTCTCACACATGCTCCTCTCAGAGGCTTCAGCACATCTTGGATTATTTTCAACCATAATTAAGGAAGAGCCTCCTCTTACACTACCTAATTGGGAAAGAGAAGGGAAAGTTGGGAACTCGTGGACAACTTCGACTGCTGTCAAAGCTGCTGATGCCATCCTTTTAACTTGCCCATCCCCATACGAGAAAAGATGCTTGCTAAGGCTCCTTGCTGCTACCGACTTTGGTGATGGAGGGTCTATTGCCGCACGATATGGCCAATTGTCTTGGAAAATAGATATGGCTGAACCCTATATGAGGGGTGATGAATGCCCCCTCCTTGGAAATGAAACGTTTGATGATGCTTCACTTCTATCTGCATTGGAAAAGAATGGGTATTGGGAACAAGCACGCTGTTGGGCAAAGAAGTTGGAGGCCAGTGGTGAATCACGTTGGAAATCTGCAGCCAATCATGTAACTGAAATGCAG GCGGAAGCCATGGTTGCAGAGTGGAAGGAATTTCTTTGGTATATCCCAGAAGAGAGGGTTGCTTTGTGGAGCCACTGCCAGACACTTTTCATCAGATATTCCTTCCCAGCATTGCAG GCAGGACAATTCTTCTTAAAACATGCTGAAGCTGTGGAAAAAGATATTTCAGCAAAAGAACTTCATGAGATTTTGCTACTTGCTCTGCAGTGGTTGAGTGGAATGACAACTTTGTCAAACCC GGTTTATCCACCACACCTTCTACGCGAAATTGAAACTAGAGTGTGGCTCTTAGCTGTGGAATCAGAAGCTCTGGTAAAGAATGAAGGTGATGTGAATTCATTAATTTCATCTGCCCGGGAGCCTGGAGCTGGCAAGAGTTCTGATTTAATGGACCGTACAGCAAGCATTGTTGCAAAAATGGATAATCATATGAATGGACTTAGGCTCAAATCTTCTGAGAGAAATGATAGAGAAAATGGTCAGCCTCATGTTAGGATGACTCAAACTGGCGACGGCGGCTTAAAGACAAAAAGGAGAGCAAAAGGCTTTGCATCAAGAAAACCTTTGTTTGATTCAGGAGACAAAAAGTATGACTCTGAATCTATACCTCTCAACCCTAGAGATGAGACACATTTAGTTGATGAAAGTTCAAAAATTGATGCCTCGTTATCGAGGTGGGAGGAAAGAGTTGGACCTGCTGAGCTCAATAGAGCTGTTCTTTCACTGTTAGACTTTGGACACATAACAGCTGCTAGACAACTGCAGAATAAACTTTCTCCAGACAACATGCCATCTGAATTTTTTATTGTTGATGCGGCTTTGAAGCTTGCTGCTCATTCAACTTCAAGCATGAAGGTGTCAATGCCAATGTTGGATGGTGATGTATCCTCTGTTATGCAGTCATGCAATCTTCTGACTGAGCAGCAAGTGATTGATCCCCTGCAG ACCCTGGAGAGTTTCCCAAGTCTTCTTAAGGAGGGTAGTGGACGTGGCCTATGCAGGAGGATAATCTCTGTTGTTAAAGCTGCAAATGTGCTTGGTTTAACATTTTCAGAGGCATTCGACAAACAGCCAATAGAGCTGCTGCAATTGCTATCTCTCAAAGCGCAAGAGTCTTTTGAGGAAGCCCATCTTTTAGTTCAAACACACTCAATGCCAGCTGCTAGTATTGCCCAAATTCTCGCCGAATCATTTCTAAAG GGTCTATTAGCAGCACACCGTGGGGGTTATATGGATTTTCAGAAGGATGAAGGACCTGCTCCACTGCTATGGAGAATTTCGGACTTCCTAAAATGGGCTGAGCTTTGTCCTTCTGATTCAGAAATTGGCCATGCATTAATGAGACTAGTAATCACAGGGCAAGAAATACCCCACGCGTGCGAG GTTGAGCTTCTCATTCTATCCCATCACTTCTATAAGTTGTCAGCATGCCTTGATGGTGTTGATGTGCTCGTAGCTCTTGCTGCAACCAGGGTAGAAGCTTATGCCTGGGAGGGTGATTTCTCGTGTCTTGCGCGCTTGATAACAGGAGTTGGAAACTTCCATGCTCTTAAGTTCATACTTGGGATACTGATCGAGAATGGCCAACTGGATATCCTCCTTCAAAAATTTTCAGCAGCTGCTGATGTCAACAGTGGAACTGCTGAGGCGGTTAGGGGATTTCGAATGGCTGTTCTGACATCACTCAAGCAATTTAACCCAAGTGATCTCGATGCATTTGCCATG GTCTATAATCACTTTGACATGAAGCATGAAACCGCTGCGCTTTTGGAGTTGCGTGCAAAACAATTATCTCAACAGTGGTTTCTTCGTTACGACAAGGATCAAaatgaagagctccttgaaTCCATGCATTATTTCATTGAGGCTGCAGAAGTGCACTCCTCCATTGATGCTGGCAACAAAACTCGCAAATCTTGTGCTCAGGCATCACTTGTATCACTGCAGATACGAATGCCAGACACAAAATGGCTCAATCTTTCCGAAACTAATGCACGGAGAATATTAGTAGAACAATCTCGGTTTCAAGAGGCCTTAATAGTTGCTGAAGCTTACGGCCTCAACCAGCCAAGTGAGTGGGCTCTGGTTCTCTGGGAGCAGATGCTCAACCCCGAGCTCACTGAACAGTTTGTAGCTGAGTTTGTCGCTGTACTACCTCTCCAGCCTTCAATGCTAGCTGAACTTGCAAGATTCTATCGGTCCGAGATGCAAGCCCGCGGAGACCAGTCCCAGTTCTCAGTGTGGCTCACTGGAGGAGGCCTGCCGGCAGACTGGGCAAAGTATCTCGGTAGATCATTCAGATGCTTGCTGAGGCGGACAAGAGACATCAGGTTGAAACAACATCTGGCTGCCTCAGCCACTGGATTTGATGACATCGTCGAAGCATCCAACAGGGAACTGGACAAGGTCCCGGAAAACGCAGGACCCCTTATCCTGAGGAAAGGACATGGAGGGGCGTACCTCCCTCTGATGTAG